A genomic window from Rhodococcus sp. KBS0724 includes:
- a CDS encoding DUF4407 domain-containing protein codes for MTKKYYLARLAGSRVDVLERLPGSVAKQTAMGSVLLTTAGFATISAAYALTITGIATGWTALAGGMVWGLAILNLDRLLVIGLSHEKRIGRSVMLAIPRVVLAIVIGFVISTPLMLKVFETEIETQLNRNILASQEQLRTDLKDSTLSSDLTEAEAELAQMRALINAGPTADPAANPEVGLVQAEIEKLEATAAKQKADYDAARTRALEEEEGTAGTGVPGCAALCVEKKRLASDAEKLWQETVEQIGAKEVEKASVVATLKDVLLQESEKAVADAERDLPAVEQNVETLRTQVDSAQNGSYALEQANKGIIARLKALNDLSGSDGTAGMAHMAVSVLFMLIELLPVLFKVMSNAGTRTPYDELVEAFEEEEKRDATEEIDTRKRVSEFRRDAEFEAEQDRISKQQETVLKVNETVVAHQAEVVDEALEQWSRHAKRVSTERLRDWERGLIGEARLSPESGASDVETRRSEQSPSARSSAPGVVLDKPRNPVTAPYIGGGYPQSPATGGAPAGPLPHWMSETTWADGPASHLQPPESMQ; via the coding sequence ATGACGAAGAAGTATTATCTTGCGCGCTTGGCGGGCTCACGCGTCGATGTTCTGGAGAGACTTCCAGGCTCGGTCGCCAAGCAGACGGCCATGGGATCGGTGCTGTTGACGACAGCCGGATTCGCCACCATTTCAGCTGCCTATGCGTTGACTATCACTGGTATCGCCACAGGATGGACGGCTCTTGCCGGCGGAATGGTGTGGGGGCTGGCGATTCTCAACCTCGACCGTCTGCTCGTAATCGGGCTTTCGCATGAGAAGCGCATTGGGCGCAGCGTGATGCTCGCGATTCCTCGAGTGGTGTTGGCGATCGTCATCGGCTTTGTCATCTCGACTCCGTTGATGCTCAAGGTATTCGAGACCGAAATCGAAACCCAACTCAATCGCAACATCCTTGCCTCACAAGAGCAATTGAGGACGGACCTCAAGGACTCGACATTGAGTTCCGACCTGACCGAGGCGGAAGCCGAGTTGGCGCAGATGCGTGCGTTGATCAACGCCGGCCCCACGGCCGACCCGGCTGCCAACCCGGAAGTTGGACTGGTCCAGGCCGAAATCGAGAAACTCGAGGCAACGGCAGCGAAGCAGAAAGCTGATTACGACGCGGCCCGGACGAGGGCCCTTGAAGAAGAAGAGGGTACTGCCGGAACGGGAGTGCCTGGTTGTGCGGCGCTTTGTGTCGAGAAGAAGCGACTTGCGTCCGACGCCGAGAAGCTGTGGCAGGAAACAGTCGAGCAGATCGGGGCGAAGGAAGTCGAAAAGGCCTCGGTCGTCGCCACACTCAAGGATGTCCTGCTGCAGGAGAGTGAGAAGGCCGTCGCCGACGCCGAACGTGATCTACCGGCGGTCGAGCAGAACGTCGAGACGCTGCGCACCCAGGTCGACAGCGCCCAGAACGGGTCGTATGCGCTCGAACAGGCAAACAAGGGAATCATCGCCAGGCTCAAAGCACTCAACGATCTCTCCGGCAGCGACGGCACCGCGGGTATGGCGCACATGGCGGTTTCGGTGCTGTTCATGTTGATCGAATTGCTTCCGGTGCTCTTCAAAGTCATGTCCAACGCCGGTACCCGCACGCCGTACGACGAGTTGGTCGAAGCCTTCGAAGAGGAAGAGAAGCGCGATGCGACGGAAGAAATCGATACCCGCAAACGGGTGTCGGAGTTCCGCCGAGATGCCGAGTTCGAAGCCGAGCAGGACCGCATCAGCAAGCAGCAGGAAACAGTACTCAAGGTCAACGAGACAGTAGTTGCGCACCAAGCTGAGGTCGTCGACGAGGCACTCGAACAATGGAGTCGGCATGCAAAGCGTGTGTCGACCGAACGGCTACGTGACTGGGAACGTGGTTTGATCGGCGAGGCTCGATTGAGCCCCGAAAGCGGGGCGAGTGACGTGGAAACCCGTCGGTCGGAGCAATCACCGTCGGCGAGGTCGTCAGCACCAGGTGTGGTGTTGGACAAGCCGCGCAACCCGGTCACGGCTCCGTATATCGGTGGAGGGTATCCGCAGAGTCCCGCGACAGGCGGCGCGCCCGCCGGCCCGTTGCCGCATTGGATGTCCGAGACGACCTGGGCCGACGGTCCGGCTTCACACCTACAGCCGCCCGAGTCGATGCAGTAA
- a CDS encoding TerD family protein yields MTHSVPEAGREARAEILDFLLESGTWRTGLLSVLLDAVSAAVEGGPVVVLGVTDERVGRLWVGAVSMLSAPSSAEAIRCRHADGREEVRDGAHLVTVSTANLHLWAGSDGVVIGEDDNCSLGEMSIDPHQTERGTSVAVTHWSLLAEAVLVDSETALAAFELQESIDRKFAADTLHRLWPLAMTVASTPEMHESMSSAAEVIREHSPWALVEQTELFSLAVGAVAGGCGRDAAVAWRDRLTAGPTPEPAVHVPDPLIRLPEPVQAPTPNPAVAQPEIRTLLMGEAADLSADTVRLGCSVSWTQPRSSPLEVDLVAFLLDESRTVSTDEDFVFYNSPVGGGGAVALSVLTPEAQRVDIDFGALAPRYHRVALGIVITGPGSFSQLNPLRIVLTDNEVPVADSICTHGTTEQAMIVGEFYIRAGRWRARSVWQGYDGGLAALATSYGVVVDGPG; encoded by the coding sequence ATGACTCACTCGGTTCCGGAAGCGGGTAGGGAAGCTCGAGCAGAGATCCTCGATTTCCTGCTCGAATCAGGCACCTGGAGAACAGGATTGCTCAGTGTGCTCCTCGATGCGGTAAGTGCAGCAGTCGAGGGTGGTCCGGTAGTCGTTCTGGGAGTAACTGACGAGCGTGTGGGTCGGCTATGGGTCGGCGCGGTGTCCATGTTGTCCGCACCCAGTTCTGCAGAGGCAATCCGGTGCCGGCACGCCGACGGCCGCGAAGAGGTTCGCGACGGTGCGCACCTGGTCACGGTATCCACGGCGAATCTGCATTTGTGGGCGGGATCCGATGGTGTTGTGATCGGAGAGGACGACAACTGCAGTCTGGGGGAGATGTCGATCGACCCACATCAGACCGAACGAGGAACGTCTGTCGCCGTAACGCATTGGTCGCTCCTGGCTGAGGCGGTACTCGTTGATTCTGAGACAGCGCTCGCGGCGTTCGAACTTCAGGAGTCGATTGACAGGAAATTTGCGGCCGATACGCTGCATCGGTTGTGGCCCTTGGCGATGACAGTGGCGTCGACGCCGGAGATGCACGAGTCGATGAGCAGTGCGGCAGAAGTTATCCGAGAGCACTCACCCTGGGCGCTGGTCGAGCAGACCGAACTGTTCAGCCTTGCGGTGGGTGCCGTCGCCGGCGGGTGCGGCCGCGATGCGGCTGTAGCGTGGCGTGATCGCTTAACCGCGGGTCCTACTCCTGAGCCTGCGGTTCACGTGCCCGACCCGTTGATCCGGTTGCCGGAACCAGTGCAAGCACCCACCCCGAATCCTGCTGTGGCTCAGCCGGAAATTCGGACTTTGCTGATGGGTGAAGCCGCAGATCTCTCCGCCGACACTGTGCGATTGGGGTGCTCTGTGTCGTGGACGCAACCGAGGTCGAGTCCGTTGGAGGTTGATCTTGTGGCCTTCCTACTCGACGAGAGCCGCACGGTCAGCACCGACGAGGATTTTGTCTTCTACAATTCGCCGGTGGGAGGCGGAGGTGCGGTTGCGCTGTCCGTGCTGACGCCCGAGGCGCAGCGTGTGGACATTGATTTCGGAGCGTTGGCGCCGCGGTACCACCGAGTGGCCTTGGGAATCGTCATCACCGGGCCTGGGTCGTTCAGCCAGCTGAACCCGCTGCGAATAGTTCTGACCGACAACGAAGTTCCGGTCGCCGATTCGATCTGTACGCATGGCACCACTGAACAGGCGATGATCGTGGGCGAGTTCTACATTCGGGCAGGCCGTTGGCGGGCGCGATCAGTCTGGCAGGGGTATGACGGTGGCCTCGCGGCGTTGGCGACGTCGTACGGCGTTGTCGTGGACGGCCCCGGGTGA
- a CDS encoding nuclear transport factor 2 family protein, which translates to MQPESPAEQIRTTLARIAHLADTGTVDDYVEQFTRQAEWTMPANPDRGLPLQVRRGREEIAAGVRERRTAGIQGPGTFTRHVTTAIAVEVTSDTTARAEAVWTFYVDTATTPRLSGVGSYADEFELEDGRWRLSRRIIARG; encoded by the coding sequence ATGCAGCCCGAAAGCCCGGCCGAACAGATCCGAACCACACTTGCGCGGATCGCCCACCTCGCCGATACGGGGACCGTCGACGATTACGTCGAACAATTCACTCGGCAAGCCGAATGGACGATGCCGGCCAACCCGGACCGCGGGTTGCCCCTACAGGTACGACGCGGCCGCGAGGAAATAGCTGCCGGCGTGCGCGAGCGCCGCACGGCAGGCATTCAGGGTCCGGGCACCTTCACCCGCCACGTCACCACCGCAATCGCTGTCGAGGTCACGTCGGACACAACAGCCCGCGCCGAAGCGGTGTGGACGTTTTACGTCGACACCGCCACGACGCCTCGCCTCAGCGGCGTCGGAAGTTACGCCGACGAGTTCGAACTGGAAGACGGCCGCTGGCGACTGTCACGGCGCATCATCGCGCGCGGCTGA
- a CDS encoding tubulin-like doman-containing protein, translating to MRRFLVVGCGGSGAVTLSYMMDQLRSDLAAAGVEKIPSGWQFVSLDVPTAPETGPDGLNNVRDQGGTYFGSGPQGDSYAVLDNALSNQLAARQQLSSIATWAPRDPRNVPVPIGSGAGQFRALGRMITLSKTAGISEVLQRAWDELFTVATETEMRSLDIPGGGSFDPGEAPIVLVVSSMAGGAGASMALDICRLLTLIPRLDPKMMGVFMVAPDIFDALGKSATTGVSANALAMLGEIVASQMGSAREHDVTILKALGQQNGEGAEVPFARVFPVGRRVGTEGAPFGDGSQNAIYRGLGRGLSGLMMSGAATRQFVQYDLTNGGGLAGLREHIGWGAGAWDSLPWGTFGFSSLSMGRDRYAEYAAQRLARSSVDRLLGGHLQRGNPASDEEQVNAILDSQWPSILARVGLADRNSGGGASPANVGAWITGTVLPWDEIGRMSRQVVETQLRPYIPSGDGMNAKQWVPDVQQAIRGRGPALRGASDSAALLHAFGWQDRIVYNVESMVADAVATLGLPYATAIVNRLSTYLRDVIRPAAEDLAKLAPADITAPTPGVTGTLASLNGTIPMSGAVIDSVVVEYQNNVNRQIYSTLSGKVRDIVAALVPEILTPLLAALNESQTVLRIASKTPAIDVGLARLETDQYAAWPSDAAERVPQRFAEANNEVMLTPSAEFLAQYRSDLPMAVAEDSSVPPPFDTAVQIASQRVVTGLWPTTDGSRAPGQVVPLIERTATWRSKAFPVNPSTNEALIPSAARYDVHLRAGELLGRARAYVSRTGESFDRFCKVTLRDYIVASGVPEYELQQRTSLLLSKFGEALSLARPLASVNQQAMEALHPGQQIAYRYKFSAVPFLNLPVSELLAQVISHNPKIDRETGDGFGRLLTDEGGLKRLDIFGSYPNYSPLAYDSVLKPAAKQWADSTPSQQEAFWSMRRSRPLAASLPMHENERRAMTAGWFLGLVLGRIRIPAPPFLEPVRVWSAAESAWLDFPNPLLTPPGRFGANNDWLPAVLESVLLAMAQSHQQPVMSSMHPYRALRSIYDATLEDPARGINEISAKSALTEWLRTGDTQTGWPSAIPASDSASTIEERSAKTVEWLERLNAFVGHHYLAPGQDGAAGGGTFSQITSRGQASKTPIFRDLAPDVFWATAELSVMVKECEESALRPVESSFPTMPSAGFGDNDIVIPDLGQF from the coding sequence ATGAGGCGTTTTCTGGTAGTGGGGTGCGGCGGCTCGGGCGCTGTCACGTTGTCCTACATGATGGACCAGCTGCGATCGGACCTCGCCGCGGCCGGCGTCGAGAAGATCCCGTCCGGCTGGCAATTTGTGAGCCTCGACGTTCCGACCGCGCCCGAGACGGGGCCGGACGGACTGAACAACGTTCGCGATCAAGGTGGTACCTACTTCGGCAGTGGGCCGCAGGGTGATTCGTACGCGGTACTCGACAACGCGCTCTCCAATCAACTCGCAGCTCGACAGCAGTTGAGTTCGATCGCCACCTGGGCGCCGCGGGATCCGCGCAATGTGCCGGTGCCGATAGGTTCAGGGGCCGGTCAGTTCCGCGCACTCGGACGGATGATCACACTGAGTAAGACGGCCGGTATCAGTGAGGTACTGCAACGGGCTTGGGACGAATTGTTCACCGTCGCGACCGAGACCGAGATGCGTTCACTCGACATTCCCGGTGGTGGTTCCTTCGATCCGGGTGAAGCGCCGATAGTTTTGGTGGTGTCATCGATGGCCGGTGGCGCCGGTGCGTCGATGGCGTTGGACATCTGCCGATTGCTCACTCTCATACCACGTTTGGATCCGAAGATGATGGGCGTGTTCATGGTTGCGCCCGACATTTTCGACGCATTGGGTAAGAGCGCAACTACTGGTGTCAGTGCCAATGCGCTGGCAATGCTGGGTGAGATCGTCGCAAGTCAGATGGGTTCGGCACGTGAACACGACGTCACCATCCTGAAGGCGCTGGGTCAGCAGAACGGTGAGGGCGCCGAGGTTCCGTTCGCTCGCGTGTTTCCGGTCGGCCGTCGCGTCGGCACCGAGGGCGCGCCTTTCGGCGACGGTTCGCAGAATGCGATCTACCGCGGGCTGGGGCGTGGGTTGTCCGGGTTGATGATGAGTGGGGCCGCAACTCGGCAATTCGTTCAGTACGACCTCACCAACGGTGGTGGTCTGGCTGGCCTGCGCGAACATATCGGTTGGGGCGCCGGAGCCTGGGACAGCCTGCCCTGGGGCACATTCGGGTTCTCGAGTCTGAGTATGGGGCGCGATCGCTACGCGGAGTACGCTGCCCAGCGATTGGCTCGCAGTAGCGTCGACCGTCTGCTCGGCGGTCACCTGCAGCGTGGAAACCCGGCTTCGGACGAAGAACAGGTCAATGCCATTCTCGACAGCCAGTGGCCGTCGATTCTGGCGCGGGTCGGCCTGGCTGATCGCAATTCCGGAGGCGGTGCGTCGCCGGCGAATGTCGGCGCGTGGATCACCGGAACAGTTCTGCCCTGGGACGAGATCGGGCGCATGTCGCGTCAGGTCGTTGAAACACAGCTCCGTCCGTATATCCCGTCCGGCGACGGAATGAACGCCAAACAATGGGTTCCGGATGTGCAGCAGGCGATCCGTGGTCGTGGCCCCGCCTTGCGTGGCGCGTCGGACAGCGCAGCACTCCTGCATGCTTTCGGTTGGCAGGATCGCATCGTCTACAACGTCGAATCGATGGTTGCCGACGCCGTAGCTACCCTCGGGTTGCCTTATGCCACAGCCATTGTCAATCGTTTGTCGACGTACCTCCGCGATGTCATCCGGCCGGCGGCAGAGGACCTAGCGAAGTTGGCGCCTGCAGATATCACGGCGCCGACACCTGGCGTCACCGGAACACTGGCCAGCCTCAACGGAACGATTCCGATGAGTGGTGCCGTCATCGATTCGGTTGTGGTGGAGTACCAGAACAACGTCAATCGGCAGATTTACTCGACCCTTTCGGGCAAGGTGCGCGATATCGTCGCAGCCTTGGTGCCGGAAATCTTGACGCCGTTGTTGGCGGCGCTCAACGAATCTCAGACGGTTCTCCGGATTGCCAGCAAGACGCCGGCAATCGACGTCGGTTTGGCGCGGTTGGAGACAGATCAGTATGCGGCCTGGCCGTCCGATGCGGCAGAACGTGTTCCGCAGCGTTTCGCGGAGGCCAACAACGAGGTGATGCTGACACCGTCAGCGGAGTTCCTCGCGCAGTATCGCAGCGATCTTCCCATGGCAGTCGCGGAGGATTCGTCCGTGCCGCCGCCATTCGACACGGCCGTGCAGATTGCATCACAACGAGTTGTCACAGGTTTGTGGCCCACCACCGACGGATCACGTGCACCGGGGCAGGTAGTGCCGCTGATCGAACGAACGGCGACGTGGCGGTCGAAGGCATTTCCGGTCAACCCCTCGACCAACGAGGCGCTTATTCCGTCGGCGGCTCGATATGACGTTCATCTGCGGGCCGGTGAATTGCTCGGCCGCGCCAGGGCATACGTCTCACGAACCGGTGAATCCTTCGACCGGTTCTGCAAGGTGACGTTGAGGGATTACATCGTGGCATCGGGAGTCCCCGAATACGAACTGCAACAGCGCACTTCGCTTCTGCTGTCGAAGTTCGGCGAGGCGCTGTCGCTCGCCCGCCCGCTCGCGAGTGTCAATCAGCAGGCGATGGAGGCGTTGCATCCGGGTCAGCAGATCGCATACCGGTACAAGTTCTCGGCGGTGCCTTTCCTCAATCTTCCGGTATCGGAACTTCTGGCTCAGGTGATCAGCCACAATCCCAAGATAGATCGCGAGACGGGTGACGGTTTCGGGCGACTGCTCACCGACGAGGGCGGACTGAAACGCCTCGACATCTTCGGTTCGTACCCGAACTATTCGCCGCTTGCCTACGATTCCGTGCTCAAACCCGCTGCGAAGCAATGGGCGGATTCCACTCCGTCGCAGCAGGAGGCATTCTGGTCGATGCGACGGTCGCGCCCGCTCGCTGCGTCGCTGCCCATGCACGAGAACGAGCGTCGTGCCATGACGGCTGGGTGGTTCCTCGGACTGGTACTCGGTCGGATCCGGATCCCGGCACCGCCGTTCCTGGAACCGGTGCGAGTCTGGTCGGCGGCAGAAAGCGCGTGGCTTGACTTCCCGAACCCGTTGCTCACTCCGCCCGGTCGCTTCGGAGCCAACAACGACTGGTTGCCGGCGGTGCTCGAATCGGTTCTCCTGGCGATGGCTCAGTCGCATCAGCAGCCGGTGATGTCCTCGATGCATCCGTACCGAGCGCTCCGCTCGATTTACGATGCGACGCTGGAAGATCCGGCACGGGGAATCAACGAGATCTCGGCGAAGTCGGCGTTGACCGAGTGGCTCCGAACCGGTGACACGCAGACTGGATGGCCGTCCGCGATTCCGGCTTCGGACAGCGCGTCCACGATCGAGGAGCGCAGCGCCAAGACAGTTGAGTGGCTGGAACGTTTGAATGCATTTGTGGGACACCACTACCTGGCGCCAGGTCAGGATGGAGCGGCAGGCGGCGGCACCTTCTCGCAGATCACCTCGCGAGGACAGGCGTCCAAGACGCCGATTTTCCGTGACCTTGCACCTGACGTGTTCTGGGCTACCGCCGAGCTGTCGGTCATGGTCAAGGAATGTGAGGAGTCCGCTCTCCGCCCCGTTGAAAGTAGCTTCCCCACAATGCCTTCGGCTGGATTCGGAGACAACGACATCGTGATTCCCGACTTAGGACAGTTCTGA
- a CDS encoding TRAFAC clade GTPase domain-containing protein: MSKCPRCFVSLTPDHFAWTQASGTTTEADPVASAYHGGQVLSRKIIELRRPVDAHAGWAPPPQHAELELGGPVREVCPTCHYVLVDGWRNAQVTCIAMAGARATGKTVYIAVLIKQLQLLGESWGAVVEPFDSTTEATYRDHYETPLYEARGILEATPAAHTGNPYQREPLIFSLGHWNNVSQILVIRDVAGEDLENPENARAPWLQFFAHADGVLFMFDPLKVESVTNQLHDLVPTQERVGGDPRTVLRTVLGIIGLGTPNLAIILSKFDALQSLQSVEGSDWSRIMSNPGAAFSRDFSLRSAPYHDGDGQLLNQEVRSLLKKLDATPMVMSVDQPHTGRPLSNRYFAVSALGESPVGDRLHASGITPFRCLDPVRWVLATRGVWHWQ, encoded by the coding sequence GTGAGCAAGTGCCCACGCTGCTTCGTCAGCTTGACCCCTGATCACTTTGCCTGGACCCAAGCGTCGGGTACGACCACCGAGGCTGATCCTGTCGCGAGCGCTTACCACGGTGGTCAGGTGCTCTCGCGCAAGATCATCGAGTTGCGCCGACCGGTGGATGCACACGCGGGCTGGGCACCGCCGCCGCAACACGCAGAACTCGAACTGGGTGGACCTGTTCGCGAAGTGTGCCCGACCTGCCATTACGTCCTTGTGGACGGTTGGCGCAACGCGCAGGTCACCTGCATCGCCATGGCGGGAGCGCGGGCCACGGGTAAGACCGTGTACATCGCGGTGTTGATCAAGCAGTTGCAATTGCTGGGTGAGAGTTGGGGTGCCGTGGTCGAGCCCTTCGACAGCACCACTGAGGCGACGTACCGGGACCACTACGAGACCCCGCTGTACGAGGCCCGGGGAATCCTCGAGGCGACACCCGCAGCGCACACCGGCAATCCTTATCAGCGTGAACCTTTGATCTTCAGTCTCGGTCATTGGAACAACGTCTCGCAGATCCTCGTAATCCGCGACGTCGCCGGTGAGGACTTGGAGAACCCGGAAAACGCACGTGCTCCGTGGTTGCAGTTCTTTGCGCACGCCGACGGCGTGCTCTTCATGTTCGATCCGCTCAAAGTCGAATCGGTCACCAACCAACTGCACGATCTGGTGCCCACGCAGGAACGAGTCGGCGGAGATCCCCGAACAGTGCTGCGCACGGTCCTCGGCATCATCGGGTTGGGAACACCCAACCTCGCCATAATCTTGTCCAAATTTGATGCACTGCAGTCACTTCAGAGCGTCGAAGGAAGCGATTGGAGTCGGATCATGTCGAACCCCGGCGCCGCGTTCTCCCGAGATTTCAGTTTGCGATCGGCGCCGTATCACGACGGCGATGGTCAGCTTCTCAACCAAGAAGTCCGCAGCCTCCTCAAGAAGCTTGATGCAACGCCGATGGTGATGTCAGTAGACCAGCCACACACCGGACGCCCGCTGTCCAACCGATACTTCGCGGTATCGGCATTGGGTGAATCCCCGGTCGGGGATCGCCTGCACGCCAGTGGGATCACGCCCTTCAGATGTCTCGATCCGGTTCGTTGGGTGCTTGCGACCCGCGGCGTGTGGCACTGGCAGTGA
- a CDS encoding magnesium transporter, with protein MSVLTVFLAAPGPADGVRDVLTDLSSAGLLDPFLWIDERDVTSGLPGVRATSVDGGEVSTVALQNVLASTRVTRVRLCVLVPFIEGAQSVRVESERAIADMLVANSGSAQLVRLRTILTRGGSSAPASAVPALAGWHNLLIAPEDSNGPGMGHVSLSATTDAVVIGRNAAPVVAGVVGLWSHAAHAPFDDLHVVPGDAIRLVRSFYRRLETSGAEHDLREQVLDIGGPLPLPIDAGGSVVYVEDVPLATGAMAQNLWVKHRGTLIGSRVPMPADAGSQAISLWRALVMFFSFIGSALRNAPMAFYNRVSRGVSGAVASTLNAAVFGTESSAYTIVVNGVGPDGRSVKWSEFTAASHQMMTALDSGSESRHHAASTDLSRLWSDYSAGALTLADAGERSQGLPPVQVGANRAVIRIAGDIVPGKAQRFTDVPGIIAASTGVSGLDAHDVLAISDFRAQLRELEQDQVLGLEARRTVGAVDAWGQTIRRSYGFAFGQLLAEGMRSTRSEVSALLGKLRAHSGFEDQSEGIRNRQRGLARWAQIITLLAVLIIGAAGYLTYRDIMVWWHCALVVVVTIVVWFASLFILFTRSQQELFQMINRQRRAAGELEADQANLRTALRDLDRLSAAYRQHVSWSAALGTFLAEPLGKAPQRSGSSRQIEWGLPRSAAIGSARPEPGRILEVAERLRSELFTVGWMTSPWDELTRAAGEHVGALGLDVRQSPELLYAKQGWGSGSALDVWSDKLADGEIALDGADVVWERALAELGNSKVSLLTELVSSVEVRDQGQSRVLTLDGFMAGVGAAGEIAQSGHFDRTLLTDLAVTSGRAAVCGGRADQVRLGLGLLSVTTQFSEGLAREELQFGGEKSPIEDERSFEIPVSPDAGALDGFGKHSSVAPVSDPFRAPSIDGMNF; from the coding sequence ATGAGTGTGTTGACGGTTTTCCTCGCGGCTCCCGGACCGGCTGACGGTGTGCGGGACGTCCTGACCGACCTTTCCTCGGCTGGGTTGCTCGACCCTTTCCTGTGGATCGACGAACGTGACGTGACCTCGGGCTTGCCGGGCGTGCGCGCTACTTCCGTCGACGGGGGCGAGGTGTCCACTGTTGCGCTGCAGAATGTGTTGGCTTCGACGAGGGTCACACGGGTGCGACTCTGTGTCCTGGTCCCGTTCATCGAGGGGGCTCAGTCGGTTCGCGTCGAATCCGAACGCGCGATTGCGGATATGCTCGTCGCAAATTCGGGTAGTGCACAGTTGGTCCGGCTCCGGACGATCCTGACTCGGGGTGGGTCTTCTGCGCCCGCGTCGGCAGTTCCGGCACTGGCGGGCTGGCACAACCTCCTGATTGCACCGGAAGATTCCAACGGTCCGGGTATGGGCCATGTTTCACTCTCTGCCACCACCGATGCCGTTGTGATCGGGCGAAATGCGGCACCCGTTGTTGCCGGTGTCGTCGGTTTGTGGTCACACGCTGCGCACGCACCCTTCGACGATCTTCATGTAGTTCCCGGCGACGCGATTCGACTGGTGCGTTCCTTCTACCGTCGGCTCGAAACATCTGGGGCGGAACACGATCTGCGTGAGCAGGTTCTCGATATCGGTGGACCGCTTCCACTGCCGATCGATGCCGGTGGCAGTGTGGTCTACGTCGAAGACGTTCCACTCGCGACCGGAGCCATGGCACAGAACCTGTGGGTCAAACATCGTGGAACTCTGATCGGGTCGCGAGTGCCGATGCCGGCCGATGCGGGTTCGCAGGCAATCAGCCTGTGGCGGGCACTGGTGATGTTCTTCAGCTTCATCGGTTCTGCCCTCCGTAATGCCCCGATGGCTTTTTACAACCGGGTATCGAGGGGTGTTTCCGGCGCTGTGGCGTCGACGCTCAATGCGGCGGTTTTCGGGACGGAATCCTCGGCGTACACAATTGTCGTCAACGGAGTCGGACCGGACGGGCGTTCGGTGAAGTGGTCCGAATTCACGGCCGCGTCACATCAGATGATGACGGCGTTGGATTCGGGAAGTGAGAGCCGCCATCACGCGGCGTCCACCGATCTGTCCAGACTATGGAGCGATTACTCCGCGGGCGCACTCACTTTGGCAGATGCCGGGGAGCGTTCGCAGGGACTACCTCCGGTCCAGGTCGGCGCGAATCGAGCGGTGATTCGCATCGCGGGTGACATCGTTCCTGGCAAGGCTCAGCGGTTCACCGACGTCCCGGGAATCATTGCTGCCAGCACGGGCGTCTCCGGACTCGATGCGCATGACGTTCTCGCGATCTCCGATTTCCGGGCTCAGTTGCGTGAACTCGAACAAGACCAAGTCCTGGGGCTGGAAGCGCGCCGAACGGTCGGCGCTGTGGACGCCTGGGGACAGACCATTCGTCGTTCGTACGGATTTGCGTTCGGCCAGCTTCTCGCTGAAGGAATGCGTTCGACGCGATCCGAAGTGAGTGCGCTGCTTGGGAAGTTGCGTGCTCATTCAGGGTTCGAAGATCAGTCCGAGGGTATTCGGAACCGTCAGCGGGGACTGGCGCGGTGGGCTCAGATCATCACTCTTCTGGCTGTGCTGATCATCGGAGCCGCGGGTTACCTGACGTACCGCGACATTATGGTGTGGTGGCACTGCGCCCTGGTTGTCGTTGTGACGATCGTCGTGTGGTTCGCGAGTTTGTTCATCCTGTTCACCCGAAGTCAGCAAGAGTTGTTCCAGATGATCAACCGGCAGCGACGAGCCGCTGGTGAATTGGAGGCGGATCAGGCGAATCTTCGCACGGCACTGCGTGATCTGGATCGGCTGTCTGCCGCGTACCGCCAGCATGTCTCGTGGAGTGCGGCGTTGGGGACTTTCTTGGCGGAGCCGCTCGGAAAGGCACCTCAGCGTTCTGGTTCCAGCCGCCAGATCGAATGGGGTCTGCCGCGGTCAGCGGCCATCGGGTCGGCGCGGCCGGAGCCCGGCCGGATTCTGGAGGTAGCGGAGCGGCTGCGCAGCGAATTGTTCACGGTGGGTTGGATGACCTCACCGTGGGACGAATTGACGCGCGCAGCAGGCGAGCATGTGGGAGCTTTGGGACTGGACGTTCGGCAGAGCCCGGAGTTGCTCTACGCAAAGCAGGGGTGGGGATCTGGTTCGGCCCTCGATGTGTGGTCGGACAAGCTGGCTGACGGAGAAATCGCTCTCGACGGCGCCGACGTTGTCTGGGAGCGGGCTCTCGCGGAGTTGGGGAACTCCAAGGTTTCATTGCTCACGGAATTGGTGTCGTCGGTCGAGGTTCGAGACCAGGGACAGTCGCGTGTGTTGACTCTCGACGGTTTCATGGCAGGCGTCGGGGCCGCGGGAGAGATTGCGCAGAGTGGGCACTTCGACAGGACTTTGTTGACCGATCTCGCAGTGACCAGCGGACGTGCGGCAGTGTGTGGTGGCCGAGCAGATCAGGTTCGCCTCGGACTGGGATTGCTTTCGGTAACCACTCAATTCAGTGAAGGCCTTGCGCGCGAGGAACTTCAGTTCGGCGGCGAAAAATCGCCGATCGAAGACGAGCGGTCGTTCGAGATTCCGGTATCGCCGGACGCCGGCGCCCTCGACGGTTTCGGAAAGCATTCTTCGGTGGCACCCGTTTCCGATCCATTCCGTGCGCCGTCCATCGACGGCATGAACTTCTGA